Genomic segment of Candidatus Deferrimicrobiaceae bacterium:
AATCGCTTGTCGTCCGGGACGACCACCTGCTGGGTGACGACAAGCCCGGGAAGGCGAGAGAGGATCCCGGCAGCCGCCGGTCCGGACAAATCGGGTCGCGCCTTCCGGAACGAGCGATCGGAGACGGTGACGACTCCGGCGCGGATCACGGCGACGCCGGCTCGAAGACCACCGGGTCGCCGGGCCTGACGCGTCCTCCTCGAACGACACGGCCGAACAGCCCCTCGCGCGGCATGACGCAGTCGCCCACCTGCTGGTAGATCGCGCAACGGTCGTGGCACTCCTTGCCGATCTGGCTGATTTCGAGCAGCGCCTCCCCGACCTGAAGCCGATCGCCGATCTTGAGCGACAAGAGGTCGATCCCCGCAACGGTCAGGTTCTCTGCAAAGTCTCCGTGCCCGACGGAAACTCCCTTGGCCCGCATCTTGTCGGCGCTTTCGACGGCGAGGAGGCTGACCTGCCGATGCCCCGAGGTCCCCGCGTGGGCATCCCCCTCCAAGCCATGCTCGACGATGAGCATCGCCGACGGGACGGGCCTTTTCTTTTGACCCTTCCGGTCGGATATCGACACGGCGACCACTTTTCCGGAATGCATGTCCATCACACCTTCATCAGGTTCGACTTGAAGATCAGCTTTTCGTGGTCGTCGCCGTCTTCCGGGAAGGCGGCGTGCCCGAAGCGGACATCGACCGTGATCCCCCGGGTGCCCTTCCGCAGCTCGTCGACATCGGCCAGGATCGCCTTCTTGATGCGGGGGATGGCGCTGCTCTTGCCGTCCTCGGCCTCGGGGAGCAGCATCGCGAACTTCCGTTCGCCGATGCGTGCCAGGATATCGTATTCGCGCAACGCCAGCCGGATGACCGACCCGATCCGCTTGACCACGGTATCGGCCCTTGATCGGGAAACAGCCTCTCCCCCCTCCATTTTCGGGGCGACTTCGCAGAT
This window contains:
- a CDS encoding MOSC domain-containing protein — its product is MHSGKVVAVSISDRKGQKKRPVPSAMLIVEHGLEGDAHAGTSGHRQVSLLAVESADKMRAKGVSVGHGDFAENLTVAGIDLLSLKIGDRLQVGEALLEISQIGKECHDRCAIYQQVGDCVMPREGLFGRVVRGGRVRPGDPVVFEPASP